Proteins encoded in a region of the Synechococcus sp. BIOS-U3-1 genome:
- a CDS encoding ferritin translates to MASHTSAINEHLALEFQASHTYLAMSIWLRERDLIGFSSYMLNKSTEERGHASRFIAYLVDSECNVQLPTIDSPEREWQSVKALFDKVYEMEKTVTKSINNIYTLSENEGDRTATAMLDWFVGEQLQEESEARFVLKRLRLADSSPAALILLDQQFLDGTLLANVKAGGAFDIAGAGGRPAV, encoded by the coding sequence ATGGCATCTCATACATCGGCAATCAATGAACATCTTGCCCTTGAGTTTCAGGCAAGTCATACATATCTCGCGATGTCGATTTGGCTGAGAGAAAGAGATCTGATTGGTTTTTCCAGTTATATGCTCAATAAGAGCACTGAAGAACGAGGGCATGCCTCAAGGTTCATTGCCTACCTTGTTGACAGTGAGTGCAATGTTCAGTTGCCAACCATCGATTCACCTGAGAGGGAGTGGCAATCTGTTAAAGCACTTTTTGACAAGGTGTATGAGATGGAAAAAACTGTCACTAAGTCAATCAATAACATCTATACACTTTCAGAAAATGAAGGGGACAGGACTGCCACAGCCATGCTCGATTGGTTTGTGGGTGAGCAGTTGCAGGAAGAATCTGAAGCTCGATTTGTTCTGAAAAGATTGCGCTTGGCTGATTCCAGTCCAGCTGCATTGATTTTGCTTGATCAGCAGTTCCTCGATGGAACTCTGCTTGCCAATGTCAAAGCAGGAGGAGCTTTTGATATTGCAGGTGCTGGCGGTCGACCTGCGGTCTGA